One region of Skermanella mucosa genomic DNA includes:
- a CDS encoding efflux RND transporter periplasmic adaptor subunit, protein MTMVRQIVIVLVLIALSAGAWWYLETPGSDAAQQAGEGPPAVPVEVAEARRGEVSEVIEAVGTTRPRQSIEVIADDSGRVDEILFETGQRVEQGQPLVRLDRGIQEANLAEAEAVLVDARAQLERARRLVSNSAVSEARVDELRAAFLTAEARVAAERQRLRDRTVNAPFAGIVGLREVDVGARVTDSTVLTRLDDLSVIELEFAVPERFFGAIRQGQPVSATSTAFPDTDFTGAVAAIDTRIDAVSRSFRVRAEFPNPEGRLPGGLFMLARVTLSTRPDAILVPEEAVLAEGRSNFVYRIVGTPAEPRAERVEIRLGQRRVGEVEVVEGIGIGDRVVTAGLQRLRPGSAVRLPTVPAPTSEDRADKVAERRG, encoded by the coding sequence ATGACCATGGTCCGCCAGATCGTCATCGTCCTGGTCCTGATCGCCCTTTCCGCAGGTGCCTGGTGGTACCTGGAGACGCCGGGAAGCGACGCCGCCCAGCAAGCCGGGGAAGGCCCTCCCGCCGTTCCCGTCGAAGTCGCCGAAGCCCGCCGGGGCGAGGTTTCCGAGGTGATCGAGGCGGTGGGCACCACCCGGCCGCGCCAGTCGATCGAAGTGATCGCCGACGACAGCGGCCGGGTGGACGAGATCCTGTTCGAGACCGGGCAGCGCGTCGAACAGGGCCAGCCCCTGGTCCGGCTGGACCGCGGCATCCAGGAAGCGAACCTCGCCGAGGCCGAAGCCGTCCTGGTCGATGCCCGGGCGCAGCTGGAGCGCGCCCGACGGCTCGTCTCCAACAGCGCCGTCTCCGAAGCGCGGGTGGACGAGCTTCGCGCGGCCTTCCTCACGGCCGAGGCGCGCGTCGCGGCGGAGCGTCAGCGGCTGCGCGACCGGACGGTCAACGCCCCCTTCGCCGGCATCGTCGGATTGCGGGAGGTCGACGTGGGCGCCCGCGTCACCGACAGCACCGTGCTGACCCGGCTGGACGACCTGTCCGTCATCGAGCTCGAATTCGCGGTGCCGGAGCGCTTCTTCGGCGCGATCCGCCAGGGCCAGCCCGTGAGCGCCACCAGCACGGCCTTCCCGGACACCGACTTCACCGGCGCGGTCGCCGCCATCGATACCCGGATCGACGCGGTATCGCGTTCATTCCGGGTCCGTGCCGAATTTCCCAACCCCGAGGGACGCCTGCCCGGCGGCCTGTTCATGCTGGCCCGGGTCACCCTGTCCACCCGCCCCGACGCCATCCTGGTCCCGGAGGAGGCCGTGCTGGCCGAAGGACGCTCCAACTTCGTCTACCGCATCGTCGGAACGCCGGCCGAGCCCCGGGCGGAGCGGGTCGAGATCCGCCTGGGCCAGCGCCGGGTCGGCGAGGTCGAGGTGGTCGAGGGCATCGGGATCGGTGACCGCGTCGTGACCGCGGGCCTCCAGCGGCTGCGCCCCGGCTCGGCCGTCCGGCTGCCCACCGTACCGGCCCCCACTTCCGAGGACCGCGCCGACAAGGTGGCGGAGCGCAGGGGATGA
- a CDS encoding efflux RND transporter permease subunit, with translation MISDLSIKRPVLSIVLSALIVVIGIAALLRLPVRELPDVDTAVVTITMTYPGAAPEIIDTEIIEVIEGGISSVDGIRSIRSSSRLGRGRVVVEFVTSRDIDQAANDVRDAVGRVSIDLPEEADPPEIVKTDSDAQPIMRIAITSDRMTPADINDYASRFIVDRLSVLNGVAQVEIFGERRYAIRIWLDREALAARNLTVADVESALRRNNVELPAGELESVSRQFTIRTDTRLRTVEEFREIVVAQVGNFPVRLGDLAQVDLGVEDDDSVVRSNGQAAVGLGVLRQSQANTIEVSNQVRAELEALRPTLPEGMSVMVSSDDAIFISQSIEEVVIALGMSVLLVIAVIFLFLHSARATIVPAVTIPVAVIGTLAFIYAFGFSINVLTLLALLLAIGLVVDDAIVVLENIQRRVEGGEHPLAAAFLGTRQVTFAVIATSLTLVAVFLPISTLEGQVGRLFAEFGVVMAAAVAISTFVALSLCAMLCSKLLRAEDKPGRIGRGLEHAFNGMAEAYRRLLKRALGMPVLVLAVAGAVSAGTVLLYDILPRELTPTEDRGVFFIPVTAPEGATVGYTDANVRRIEEVLAPLRESGEADRIFAIVGFRDQPGRGFVVAGLADWSERERSQREIVNSIVPGVSGIPGVRAFPVNPAGLGQRGSSAPLQVVIGGQDYATIQEWSDRIVARALENPGLQNVETDFEATRPQFNVLIDRRKADDLEIGIEQIGSTLQTMLASREVTDYINRGRVYPVIIQARDSDRQTPADLKNIFVRAGDDGSLVPLNALVTLEELAAAPELKRFDRLPSITVSASLADGYDLGSAIDFMNEIAAEELPPEGRISYTGQSQQFLETSGGIAITFGIALLIVFLVLAAQFESFIHPLIIMLTVPLGLAGALAALALGGLSLNIYSQVGMVLLIGLMAKNGILIVEFANQLRAEGMDVRQAITEGSALRFRPILMTVLSTVLGAVPLLLATGAGAESRVAIGAVIIGGLTVASLLTLFVTPVLYDLLARFTRPANSVAEDLNRQLQDLRNRQPAE, from the coding sequence ATGATTTCCGATCTCAGCATCAAGCGTCCGGTCCTCTCGATCGTCCTCAGCGCGCTGATCGTGGTCATCGGCATCGCCGCCCTGCTGCGGCTGCCGGTGCGCGAGCTGCCCGACGTGGACACCGCCGTCGTCACGATCACGATGACCTATCCCGGCGCAGCGCCGGAGATCATCGACACCGAGATCATCGAGGTGATCGAGGGCGGCATCAGCAGCGTGGACGGCATCCGTAGCATCCGCTCGTCCAGTCGCCTGGGTCGCGGTCGCGTCGTGGTCGAGTTCGTCACCTCCCGCGACATCGACCAGGCGGCCAACGACGTGCGCGACGCGGTCGGTCGCGTCTCCATCGACCTGCCCGAGGAGGCGGACCCGCCGGAGATTGTCAAGACCGACAGCGACGCCCAGCCGATCATGCGGATCGCCATCACCAGCGACCGCATGACTCCGGCCGACATCAACGACTATGCCAGCCGCTTCATCGTGGACCGGCTGTCGGTTCTGAACGGGGTGGCGCAGGTCGAGATCTTCGGGGAGCGGCGCTACGCCATCCGCATCTGGCTGGACCGCGAGGCGCTGGCCGCCCGCAACCTGACCGTCGCCGACGTGGAATCGGCCCTGCGGCGGAACAATGTGGAACTGCCGGCGGGAGAGCTGGAATCGGTCTCCCGCCAGTTCACCATCCGCACCGACACCCGGCTGCGCACGGTGGAGGAGTTCCGCGAGATCGTCGTGGCGCAGGTCGGCAATTTCCCTGTCCGGCTCGGCGATCTGGCCCAGGTGGATCTGGGTGTCGAGGACGACGATTCGGTCGTCCGGTCCAACGGCCAGGCCGCCGTCGGGCTGGGCGTGCTGCGGCAGTCCCAGGCCAACACGATCGAGGTCAGCAACCAGGTTCGCGCCGAGCTGGAGGCGTTGCGCCCCACCCTGCCCGAGGGCATGTCGGTGATGGTCAGCTCCGACGATGCCATCTTCATCTCCCAGTCGATCGAGGAGGTGGTGATAGCGCTCGGCATGTCGGTGCTGCTGGTCATCGCGGTGATCTTCCTGTTTCTTCATTCCGCCCGCGCAACGATCGTGCCGGCCGTCACCATTCCGGTCGCCGTGATCGGCACGCTGGCCTTCATCTATGCCTTCGGCTTCTCGATCAACGTCCTCACCCTGCTGGCGCTCCTGCTCGCCATCGGCTTGGTGGTGGACGATGCGATCGTCGTGCTGGAGAACATCCAGCGGCGGGTCGAAGGGGGCGAGCATCCGCTGGCCGCCGCCTTCCTCGGTACCCGGCAGGTCACCTTCGCGGTGATCGCGACCTCGCTGACCCTGGTCGCCGTCTTCCTGCCGATCTCGACGCTGGAGGGACAGGTCGGCCGCCTGTTCGCCGAGTTCGGCGTCGTCATGGCCGCGGCGGTCGCGATCTCGACCTTCGTGGCGCTGTCCCTGTGCGCCATGCTGTGCTCCAAGCTGCTGCGCGCCGAGGACAAGCCCGGGCGGATCGGCCGGGGGCTGGAGCACGCCTTCAACGGCATGGCGGAAGCCTACCGGCGCCTGCTCAAGCGCGCGCTCGGCATGCCCGTCCTGGTGCTCGCGGTGGCCGGTGCCGTCTCCGCCGGGACCGTCCTGCTCTACGACATCCTCCCGCGCGAGCTGACCCCGACGGAGGACCGCGGCGTCTTCTTCATCCCGGTGACCGCCCCCGAGGGGGCCACGGTCGGCTACACCGATGCCAACGTGCGCCGGATCGAGGAAGTCCTGGCCCCCTTGCGGGAATCGGGGGAAGCCGACCGCATCTTCGCCATCGTGGGCTTCCGAGACCAGCCGGGCCGGGGCTTCGTGGTGGCGGGCCTGGCCGACTGGTCCGAGCGCGAGCGGAGCCAGCGCGAGATCGTGAACTCGATCGTTCCCGGCGTCAGCGGCATACCCGGCGTCCGCGCCTTCCCGGTCAACCCGGCGGGCCTGGGCCAGCGCGGCAGCAGCGCGCCGCTCCAGGTGGTGATCGGCGGCCAGGACTACGCCACGATCCAGGAATGGTCGGACCGCATCGTCGCCCGCGCCCTGGAGAACCCGGGCCTTCAGAACGTCGAGACCGATTTCGAGGCGACGCGGCCCCAGTTCAACGTGCTGATCGACCGACGCAAGGCCGACGACCTGGAAATCGGGATCGAGCAGATCGGCAGCACGCTCCAGACCATGCTGGCGTCCCGCGAGGTCACCGACTACATCAACCGGGGCCGGGTCTATCCCGTGATCATCCAGGCGCGCGACAGCGACCGCCAGACGCCGGCCGACCTGAAGAACATCTTCGTCCGGGCCGGCGACGACGGATCGCTGGTCCCGCTCAATGCGCTGGTCACCCTGGAGGAGCTGGCGGCGGCGCCCGAGTTGAAGCGGTTCGACCGGCTGCCGTCGATCACCGTCTCGGCGTCGCTGGCCGACGGGTACGACCTGGGCTCCGCCATCGATTTCATGAACGAGATCGCGGCGGAGGAGCTGCCACCCGAGGGCCGGATCAGCTACACCGGGCAGAGCCAGCAGTTCCTGGAAACCTCCGGCGGCATCGCCATCACCTTCGGGATTGCGCTGCTGATCGTCTTCCTGGTGCTGGCCGCCCAGTTCGAAAGCTTCATCCATCCGCTGATCATCATGCTGACGGTGCCGCTCGGCCTCGCCGGCGCTCTCGCCGCGCTGGCGCTGGGCGGGTTGTCGCTGAACATCTACAGCCAGGTCGGCATGGTGCTGCTGATCGGCCTGATGGCGAAGAACGGCATCCTGATCGTCGAGTTCGCCAACCAGCTCCGCGCCGAGGGGATGGACGTCCGGCAGGCGATCACGGAAGGATCGGCGCTCCGCTTCCGGCCGATCCTGATGACGGTGCTGTCCACCGTGCTGGGCGCGGTTCCCCTGCTGCTCGCCACCGGGGCCGGCGCCGAGAGCCGGGTCGCGATCGGCGCCGTGATCATCGGCGGGCTGACGGTCGCGTCCCTGCTGACCCTTTTCGTCACGCCGGTGCTCTACGACCTGCTCGCCCGCTTCACCCGCCCCGCCAACTCCGTCGCGGAGGACCTGAACCGCCAGCTCCAGGACCTGCGAAACCGCCAGCCGGCGGAGTGA